From one Streptomyces sp. CA-210063 genomic stretch:
- a CDS encoding TniB family NTP-binding protein, whose translation MTTWQGWHRFATAAPVTPPQPGAPPRSTEERLAYHSSFVTIRTPAISTLATQVRTLMILGRHQQATARPSLIVTGPAAAGKTTALLHVGRACHLAHTRKNPAPPGSTHAAVPVAYVLVPPGATAKTLITEFARYLGIPTTTRMTQTQITDAVCHTYTQAGVQLVLIDEIHRLNPRTTTGAQAADLLKDLTERLRATFVYAGIDVTDTPLFSGTRGAQLAGRATLITCGPLPARHGSREPFRDVITDIENNLDLTHHKNGALPRHAPYLHQRTAGRIGSLTRLIRQAAITAISDGTERITKQSLEAIRLDHLAETHHRPRTRGR comes from the coding sequence CTGACCACCTGGCAGGGCTGGCACCGCTTCGCCACCGCCGCCCCCGTCACCCCGCCCCAGCCCGGCGCCCCGCCCCGCAGTACCGAAGAGCGCCTCGCCTACCACTCCAGCTTCGTCACCATCCGCACCCCCGCGATCAGCACCCTCGCCACCCAGGTCCGCACCCTGATGATCCTCGGCCGCCACCAACAGGCCACCGCACGACCCTCACTGATCGTCACCGGACCCGCCGCAGCCGGGAAAACCACCGCCCTCCTCCACGTCGGCCGCGCCTGCCACCTCGCCCACACCCGCAAAAACCCCGCACCACCCGGGTCAACCCACGCCGCGGTACCCGTCGCGTACGTCCTCGTCCCGCCCGGCGCCACCGCGAAAACCCTCATCACCGAATTCGCCCGCTACCTCGGCATCCCCACCACCACCCGCATGACCCAGACCCAGATCACCGACGCCGTCTGCCACACCTACACCCAGGCGGGTGTCCAACTCGTCCTCATCGACGAAATCCACCGCCTCAACCCCCGCACCACCACCGGCGCGCAGGCCGCCGACCTCTTGAAAGATCTCACCGAACGCCTGCGGGCCACGTTCGTCTACGCCGGCATCGACGTCACCGACACACCTCTCTTCTCCGGCACCCGCGGCGCCCAGCTCGCCGGACGCGCCACCCTCATCACCTGCGGCCCCCTCCCCGCCCGCCACGGATCACGTGAACCCTTCCGCGACGTCATCACCGACATCGAGAACAACCTCGACCTCACCCACCACAAAAACGGCGCCCTCCCCCGCCACGCCCCCTACCTCCACCAGCGCACCGCCGGCCGCATCGGATCCCTCACACGACTCATCCGCCAAGCCGCCATCACCGCCATCAGTGACGGCACCGAACGCATCACCAAGCAATCACTCGAGGCCATCCGCCTCGACCACCTCGCCGAAACCCACCACCGCCCCCGCACACGAGGCCGCTAA